The proteins below are encoded in one region of Garra rufa chromosome 12, GarRuf1.0, whole genome shotgun sequence:
- the tfap2c gene encoding transcription factor AP-2 gamma isoform X3 translates to MSLLERLDWRQERHDVSSNGNPRLPHIPAVSQHLYSPPPSLSHTASSDFQPPYFPPPYQPLPYTQPSDPYGHLGDPFSLNSLHQSAASNQQQSWPGRQGQEALGSHGRGGLGSPILGLEGGSSGMRRDFRRPDLLPPHVHGIDSIGDNIGLHDMHGLDDVQQEGDHSIVIPDHTVIKKGPVSLPKGSPFGIPFQKEPLLGMVSNPTEVFCSVPGRLSLLSSTSKYKVTVAEVQRRLSPPECLNASLLGGVLRRAKSKNGGRSLREKLDKIGLNLPAGRRKAANVTLLTALVEGEAVHLARDFGYVCETEFPAKAIAEYLGRPHVERNEINSRKTMLLAAKQICKEFTDLLTQDRSPLGNSRPAPILEPGIQSCLTHFSLITHGFGSPAICAAMTSLQNYLNEALKQVDKMYMSSTGDSSQASSDGSKIDKMDKHRK, encoded by the exons ATGTCGCTGCTGGAGAGGCTGGACTGGCGG CAGGAAAGACATGATGTTAGCAGCAATGGAAACCCCCGTTTACCTCACATTCCCGCGGTGAGCCAGCACCTCTACAGCCCACCACCGTCCCTCTCGCACACCGCCAGTTCGGACTTCCAACCGCCGTACTTCCCTCCCCCTTACCAGCCTCTACCGTACACCCAACCTAGTGACCCGTACGGTCATCTGGGCGACCCGTTTAGTCTTAACTCACTACACCAGTCTGCAGCATCTAATCAGCAGCAGTCATGGCCCGGACGGCAAGGTCAAGAGGCCCTCGGGAGCCACGGCCGGGGCGGACTCGGCAGTCCCATTCTGGGCCTGGaagggggctcgtccgggatgcGGCGGGATTTTAGGAGACCGGATCTGCTTCCTCCACACGTCCATGGAATCGATTCCATAGGGGATAACATCGGTTTGCACGATATGCACGGATTGGATGATGTTCAG CAGGAAGGCGATCACAGTATTGTAATTCCTGATCATACAGTCATCAAAAAAG GTCCGGTGTCTCTACCTAAGGGAAGTCCGTTTGGGATTCCCTTTCAGAAAGAGCCGCTGTTGGGAATGGTGTCAAATCCCACTGAGGTCTTCTGTTCAGTACCCGGTCGACTCTCTCTTCTCAGCTCCACTTCCAAGTACAAAGTAACTGTGGCTGAAGTTCAGAGACGCTTGTCCCCACCAGAGTGTCTAAACGCTTCCTTGCTCGGAGGAGTATTACGCAG ggCAAAGTCAAAGAACGGCGGCCGATCCTTGAGGGAGAAACTGGATAAAATTGGGCTGAACTTGCCGGCGGGTCGCAGAAAGGCTGCTAACGTCACCTTACTAACAGCTCTGGTTGAAG GTGAGGCCGTACACCTGGCGAGAGATTTTGGGTATGTCTGTGAGACAGAGTTTCCCGCTAAGGCCATCGCGGAGTACCTCGGCCGACCGCACGTGGAGCGCAATGAGATCAACTCTCGCAAAACCATGCTCTTGGCAGCCAA GCAAATCTGTAAGGAGTTCACCGACTTGCTGACTCAGGACCGCTCTCCTCTGGGAAACTCTAGGCCGGCTCCCATTCTCGAACCGGGGATTCAAAGCTGCCTGACTCACTTCAGCCTCATCACCCACGGCTTCGGCTCTCCGGCCATCTGCGCGGCCATGACCTCGCTGCAAAACTACCTCAACGAGGCGCTCAAGCAGGTGGACAAAATGTACATGAGCTCGACCGGAGACTCCTCACAGGCCTCCTCTGACGGCTCCAAAATCGACAAGATGGACAAACACAGAAAGTGA
- the tfap2c gene encoding transcription factor AP-2 gamma isoform X1 encodes MLWKLADNVKYEDDCEQERHDVSSNGNPRLPHIPAVSQHLYSPPPSLSHTASSDFQPPYFPPPYQPLPYTQPSDPYGHLGDPFSLNSLHQSAASNQQQSWPGRQGQEALGSHGRGGLGSPILGLEGGSSGMRRDFRRPDLLPPHVHGIDSIGDNIGLHDMHGLDDVQQEGDHSIVIPDHTVIKKGPVSLPKGSPFGIPFQKEPLLGMVSNPTEVFCSVPGRLSLLSSTSKYKVTVAEVQRRLSPPECLNASLLGGVLRRAKSKNGGRSLREKLDKIGLNLPAGRRKAANVTLLTALVEGEAVHLARDFGYVCETEFPAKAIAEYLGRPHVERNEINSRKTMLLAAKQICKEFTDLLTQDRSPLGNSRPAPILEPGIQSCLTHFSLITHGFGSPAICAAMTSLQNYLNEALKQVDKMYMSSTGDSSQASSDGSKIDKMDKHRK; translated from the exons ATGTTGTGGAAATTAGCAGATAACGTGAAGTATGAGGATGACTGCGAG CAGGAAAGACATGATGTTAGCAGCAATGGAAACCCCCGTTTACCTCACATTCCCGCGGTGAGCCAGCACCTCTACAGCCCACCACCGTCCCTCTCGCACACCGCCAGTTCGGACTTCCAACCGCCGTACTTCCCTCCCCCTTACCAGCCTCTACCGTACACCCAACCTAGTGACCCGTACGGTCATCTGGGCGACCCGTTTAGTCTTAACTCACTACACCAGTCTGCAGCATCTAATCAGCAGCAGTCATGGCCCGGACGGCAAGGTCAAGAGGCCCTCGGGAGCCACGGCCGGGGCGGACTCGGCAGTCCCATTCTGGGCCTGGaagggggctcgtccgggatgcGGCGGGATTTTAGGAGACCGGATCTGCTTCCTCCACACGTCCATGGAATCGATTCCATAGGGGATAACATCGGTTTGCACGATATGCACGGATTGGATGATGTTCAG CAGGAAGGCGATCACAGTATTGTAATTCCTGATCATACAGTCATCAAAAAAG GTCCGGTGTCTCTACCTAAGGGAAGTCCGTTTGGGATTCCCTTTCAGAAAGAGCCGCTGTTGGGAATGGTGTCAAATCCCACTGAGGTCTTCTGTTCAGTACCCGGTCGACTCTCTCTTCTCAGCTCCACTTCCAAGTACAAAGTAACTGTGGCTGAAGTTCAGAGACGCTTGTCCCCACCAGAGTGTCTAAACGCTTCCTTGCTCGGAGGAGTATTACGCAG ggCAAAGTCAAAGAACGGCGGCCGATCCTTGAGGGAGAAACTGGATAAAATTGGGCTGAACTTGCCGGCGGGTCGCAGAAAGGCTGCTAACGTCACCTTACTAACAGCTCTGGTTGAAG GTGAGGCCGTACACCTGGCGAGAGATTTTGGGTATGTCTGTGAGACAGAGTTTCCCGCTAAGGCCATCGCGGAGTACCTCGGCCGACCGCACGTGGAGCGCAATGAGATCAACTCTCGCAAAACCATGCTCTTGGCAGCCAA GCAAATCTGTAAGGAGTTCACCGACTTGCTGACTCAGGACCGCTCTCCTCTGGGAAACTCTAGGCCGGCTCCCATTCTCGAACCGGGGATTCAAAGCTGCCTGACTCACTTCAGCCTCATCACCCACGGCTTCGGCTCTCCGGCCATCTGCGCGGCCATGACCTCGCTGCAAAACTACCTCAACGAGGCGCTCAAGCAGGTGGACAAAATGTACATGAGCTCGACCGGAGACTCCTCACAGGCCTCCTCTGACGGCTCCAAAATCGACAAGATGGACAAACACAGAAAGTGA
- the tfap2c gene encoding transcription factor AP-2 gamma isoform X2 — protein MLWKLADNVKYEDDCEQERHDVSSNGNPRLPHIPAVSQHLYSPPPSLSHTASSDFQPPYFPPPYQPLPYTQPSDPYGHLGDPFSLNSLHQSAASNQQQSWPGRQGQEALGSHGRGGLGSPILGLEGGSSGMRRDFRRPDLLPPHVHGIDSIGDNIGLHDMHGLDDVQEGDHSIVIPDHTVIKKGPVSLPKGSPFGIPFQKEPLLGMVSNPTEVFCSVPGRLSLLSSTSKYKVTVAEVQRRLSPPECLNASLLGGVLRRAKSKNGGRSLREKLDKIGLNLPAGRRKAANVTLLTALVEGEAVHLARDFGYVCETEFPAKAIAEYLGRPHVERNEINSRKTMLLAAKQICKEFTDLLTQDRSPLGNSRPAPILEPGIQSCLTHFSLITHGFGSPAICAAMTSLQNYLNEALKQVDKMYMSSTGDSSQASSDGSKIDKMDKHRK, from the exons ATGTTGTGGAAATTAGCAGATAACGTGAAGTATGAGGATGACTGCGAG CAGGAAAGACATGATGTTAGCAGCAATGGAAACCCCCGTTTACCTCACATTCCCGCGGTGAGCCAGCACCTCTACAGCCCACCACCGTCCCTCTCGCACACCGCCAGTTCGGACTTCCAACCGCCGTACTTCCCTCCCCCTTACCAGCCTCTACCGTACACCCAACCTAGTGACCCGTACGGTCATCTGGGCGACCCGTTTAGTCTTAACTCACTACACCAGTCTGCAGCATCTAATCAGCAGCAGTCATGGCCCGGACGGCAAGGTCAAGAGGCCCTCGGGAGCCACGGCCGGGGCGGACTCGGCAGTCCCATTCTGGGCCTGGaagggggctcgtccgggatgcGGCGGGATTTTAGGAGACCGGATCTGCTTCCTCCACACGTCCATGGAATCGATTCCATAGGGGATAACATCGGTTTGCACGATATGCACGGATTGGATGATGTTCAG GAAGGCGATCACAGTATTGTAATTCCTGATCATACAGTCATCAAAAAAG GTCCGGTGTCTCTACCTAAGGGAAGTCCGTTTGGGATTCCCTTTCAGAAAGAGCCGCTGTTGGGAATGGTGTCAAATCCCACTGAGGTCTTCTGTTCAGTACCCGGTCGACTCTCTCTTCTCAGCTCCACTTCCAAGTACAAAGTAACTGTGGCTGAAGTTCAGAGACGCTTGTCCCCACCAGAGTGTCTAAACGCTTCCTTGCTCGGAGGAGTATTACGCAG ggCAAAGTCAAAGAACGGCGGCCGATCCTTGAGGGAGAAACTGGATAAAATTGGGCTGAACTTGCCGGCGGGTCGCAGAAAGGCTGCTAACGTCACCTTACTAACAGCTCTGGTTGAAG GTGAGGCCGTACACCTGGCGAGAGATTTTGGGTATGTCTGTGAGACAGAGTTTCCCGCTAAGGCCATCGCGGAGTACCTCGGCCGACCGCACGTGGAGCGCAATGAGATCAACTCTCGCAAAACCATGCTCTTGGCAGCCAA GCAAATCTGTAAGGAGTTCACCGACTTGCTGACTCAGGACCGCTCTCCTCTGGGAAACTCTAGGCCGGCTCCCATTCTCGAACCGGGGATTCAAAGCTGCCTGACTCACTTCAGCCTCATCACCCACGGCTTCGGCTCTCCGGCCATCTGCGCGGCCATGACCTCGCTGCAAAACTACCTCAACGAGGCGCTCAAGCAGGTGGACAAAATGTACATGAGCTCGACCGGAGACTCCTCACAGGCCTCCTCTGACGGCTCCAAAATCGACAAGATGGACAAACACAGAAAGTGA